From Bacteroidales bacterium, one genomic window encodes:
- a CDS encoding MBL fold metallo-hydrolase — protein sequence MGNRVHNSFYTPMGLVDVEYLAHGSIHIDWEGMQIYVDPYSAVYDFTGAPKADLILITHAHTDHYDCRAIEKIATPHTTFVVSKGVGTCLDNDLPSLHLNLDDNKLNVDAGTTLENMKKINKLKHCKVDVLKNGDNVASRGLTIYAVPAYNIKNLRSNGKPFHIKGEGNGYIMDMQGFRLYFAGDTEMIPEMKEIKNIDIAFMPKESPFTMSDEEFVKAANMIGPKNLFPVHYVDIDPKKLAKETNTGICLYVNGKQY from the coding sequence ATGGGAAACAGAGTACACAATTCTTTTTACACGCCAATGGGGCTGGTTGACGTTGAGTACCTTGCTCACGGTTCAATTCATATTGACTGGGAAGGGATGCAGATTTACGTAGATCCGTACAGCGCCGTTTATGATTTCACCGGCGCTCCCAAAGCAGATTTAATACTTATAACACACGCTCATACAGATCACTATGACTGCAGGGCTATAGAAAAAATAGCAACTCCTCATACAACTTTTGTGGTAAGCAAAGGAGTTGGGACATGCCTGGATAATGACCTGCCTTCACTGCACTTGAATCTGGATGATAACAAGCTTAACGTTGACGCCGGGACCACGCTTGAGAACATGAAAAAAATAAACAAGCTTAAACACTGCAAGGTAGATGTGCTTAAAAACGGAGACAACGTAGCATCCAGGGGGTTAACAATTTATGCAGTGCCGGCATACAACATTAAAAATCTCAGAAGCAACGGGAAACCATTTCATATTAAAGGTGAAGGGAACGGATATATAATGGACATGCAGGGGTTCAGACTTTACTTTGCAGGTGATACAGAGATGATTCCGGAGATGAAAGAAATCAAGAACATAGATATTGCCTTCATGCCAAAGGAATCCCCTTTCACAATGTCGGATGAAGAATTTGTAAAAGCAGCAAACATGATTGGACCCAAGAATTTGTTCCCGGTTCACTATGTTGATATTGACCCTAAAAAGCTTGCAAAAGAGACAAATACAGGTATTTGCTTGTACGTTAATGGTAAGCAGTACTAA
- the nifJ gene encoding pyruvate:ferredoxin (flavodoxin) oxidoreductase, translating to MAKEKQFITCDGNQAAAHVAYLFSELAAIYPITPSSPMAEHIDEWAAFGRKNLFGETVKVIEMESEGGASGAVHGSLQAGVLTSTFTASQGLLLMIPNMYKIAGEMLPAVFHVSARSLATHALSIFGDQQDVMAVRQTGFCMLASASVQEAMDLGAVAHLSAIKASLPFVHFFDGFRTSHEIQKIEVLPEDELKKMVSTKALAAFRKRALNPNAPVTKGTAQNSDVYFQETEARNPYYTEVPDIVARYMGEIGEVCGRHYLPFDYYGDPKAENIIIAMGSVTDTTREVVDYLVAKGEKVGVIVVRLYRPFSAKYFLRVLPKTVKKIAVLDRCKEPGSVGEPLYEDIKTTLAESANKIKIVGGRYGLSSKDTSPAQIFAVFDNLKLKEPKNSFTIGIVDDVTFLSLPQKEEIPMARKGTYECKFFGLGSDGTVGANKNTIKIIGESTKKYCQAYFDYDSKKSGGYTCSHLRFGDSIIPAPYLVSTPDFVACHVPSYLTKYDVLRGIKKGGTFLLNSLWDANETCKRLPDFIKYQIVNKKLTFYIINATKIAEEIGLGGRTNSILQSAFFKIANIIPYEDAVKEMKKMIEKSYGKKGENVVKMNYAAVDRGVEFEKVEIPFEWKNISPCKFVPDSYKRMAPDWVRKVADPVNAQCGNDLPVSTFVDFPDGWIPAGTASFEKRGVATHVPEWNPENCIQCNQCAFICPHAAIRPYLMTEAEAAKAPKGLKKAQGKANLKDYFFTMQVDPADCTGCANCADVCPAKEKALVMKPAETQLGEQANFEYLHNKVGYKDTVAPKGANPKNSQFAQPLFEFSGACAGCGETPYIKLITQMFGDRIMAANATGCTSIYSGSFPSSPYCKDKNGHGPAWANSLFEDNAEYGLGQRLGFVRLRETLVKRVEEAIADAKTGAEVKELMQKWLDNKDNVEVAKEVAAKLIPMIEGCKHPACQAVYEYKDCFIPRSQWIIGGDGWGYDIGYGGLDHVLASGENVNVLVVDTEVYSNTGGQSSKATPAGAVAKFATSGKKIRKKDLGMMAMSYGYVYVAQVATGSSQAQYLKAIQEAEAHNGPSLIIAYAPCINHGLKAGMGHSQLEEKKAVECGYWHLYRFNPDVPAGTNPFTLDSKEPDWSKFQDFIKGEVRYASLLKTFPKEAEQLFSLTEEFAKLRYDGYKKLSGK from the coding sequence ATGGCAAAAGAAAAACAATTTATTACCTGCGATGGTAATCAGGCTGCCGCACATGTAGCCTATTTGTTTAGCGAACTTGCTGCTATTTACCCTATTACCCCGTCATCACCAATGGCTGAGCACATAGACGAGTGGGCAGCATTTGGAAGGAAAAACTTGTTTGGAGAGACTGTCAAGGTCATAGAGATGGAGAGCGAAGGCGGTGCGTCCGGAGCTGTTCACGGTTCTCTGCAGGCCGGAGTTCTAACTTCTACATTTACAGCATCCCAGGGATTGCTGCTTATGATTCCTAACATGTATAAGATTGCAGGTGAAATGCTTCCTGCTGTATTCCACGTTTCAGCAAGAAGTCTTGCAACTCACGCTCTTTCCATTTTTGGAGACCAGCAAGACGTTATGGCAGTAAGACAGACCGGTTTCTGCATGCTTGCTTCCGCAAGCGTACAGGAGGCTATGGACCTAGGAGCCGTTGCCCATCTTTCTGCAATTAAAGCTTCCCTTCCGTTTGTTCACTTCTTTGACGGATTTAGAACCTCTCATGAGATTCAGAAGATAGAAGTTCTTCCGGAAGATGAGCTAAAGAAGATGGTAAGTACCAAGGCTTTGGCAGCTTTCAGAAAAAGAGCTCTTAATCCTAACGCTCCCGTTACAAAGGGAACCGCTCAGAATTCAGATGTTTACTTCCAGGAGACTGAAGCCAGAAACCCTTATTACACAGAGGTTCCAGACATCGTAGCAAGATATATGGGAGAGATTGGAGAGGTTTGCGGCCGCCATTATCTTCCTTTTGACTATTACGGAGACCCTAAGGCTGAGAATATTATCATCGCGATGGGTTCTGTAACAGACACCACAAGAGAGGTTGTTGATTACCTTGTAGCAAAGGGAGAGAAAGTCGGAGTCATTGTAGTTAGACTTTACAGACCATTCTCTGCAAAATATTTCTTAAGAGTTCTTCCTAAGACTGTAAAGAAAATTGCAGTTCTGGATAGATGCAAAGAGCCGGGATCTGTCGGCGAGCCTCTATATGAAGATATTAAGACTACCCTTGCTGAATCTGCTAACAAGATTAAGATTGTTGGCGGACGTTACGGTTTGTCATCTAAGGATACTTCTCCGGCGCAAATTTTTGCAGTATTTGACAACCTTAAACTTAAGGAGCCAAAGAACTCATTTACAATTGGTATCGTAGATGACGTTACATTCTTGTCATTGCCTCAGAAAGAGGAAATCCCTATGGCAAGAAAGGGTACTTATGAGTGCAAGTTCTTTGGACTTGGTTCAGATGGTACCGTTGGCGCAAACAAGAATACTATTAAGATTATTGGTGAGAGCACAAAGAAATATTGCCAGGCTTACTTTGATTATGATTCAAAGAAATCAGGCGGTTACACTTGCTCACACTTAAGATTTGGAGATTCTATCATCCCTGCACCATACTTGGTTTCAACCCCAGACTTTGTTGCTTGCCACGTTCCATCATACTTGACAAAGTACGATGTTTTAAGAGGCATCAAGAAAGGCGGCACATTCTTGTTGAACAGTTTATGGGATGCAAATGAGACTTGCAAGAGACTTCCGGATTTCATTAAATACCAGATAGTTAATAAGAAACTTACATTCTACATCATCAATGCAACTAAGATTGCAGAGGAGATTGGACTTGGCGGAAGAACCAACTCTATTCTACAAAGCGCATTCTTTAAGATTGCAAACATTATCCCTTATGAGGATGCTGTTAAAGAGATGAAGAAGATGATTGAGAAGAGCTACGGCAAGAAGGGTGAGAACGTTGTCAAGATGAACTATGCAGCTGTTGACAGAGGCGTAGAGTTTGAGAAAGTAGAAATTCCATTTGAGTGGAAGAACATTTCTCCTTGCAAGTTTGTCCCTGATTCTTACAAGCGTATGGCTCCGGATTGGGTTAGGAAAGTTGCAGATCCTGTTAACGCACAATGCGGCAATGACCTTCCTGTCAGCACATTCGTAGACTTCCCCGATGGCTGGATTCCTGCAGGAACCGCATCATTTGAGAAGAGAGGAGTTGCTACTCACGTACCTGAGTGGAATCCGGAGAACTGTATCCAATGTAACCAGTGCGCATTCATCTGCCCTCACGCTGCTATCCGTCCTTACTTAATGACTGAGGCAGAGGCTGCTAAAGCTCCAAAGGGTTTGAAGAAAGCACAAGGCAAGGCTAATCTAAAAGATTACTTCTTTACAATGCAAGTAGATCCTGCGGATTGTACAGGTTGCGCAAACTGCGCAGATGTATGTCCTGCAAAGGAGAAAGCTCTTGTTATGAAACCTGCTGAGACTCAGCTTGGTGAGCAGGCTAACTTTGAATATCTTCACAACAAGGTTGGATATAAAGATACTGTTGCTCCTAAGGGCGCTAACCCTAAGAACTCTCAGTTTGCTCAGCCATTGTTTGAATTCTCAGGCGCTTGCGCAGGTTGCGGCGAGACTCCTTATATCAAACTTATCACTCAGATGTTTGGAGACAGAATTATGGCTGCCAATGCAACAGGCTGTACATCAATCTACAGCGGTTCATTCCCATCTTCTCCTTATTGCAAGGACAAGAACGGTCACGGTCCTGCATGGGCTAACTCATTGTTTGAGGATAACGCAGAATATGGTCTTGGCCAGAGACTTGGCTTTGTAAGATTAAGAGAAACTCTTGTTAAGAGAGTAGAAGAGGCTATCGCTGATGCAAAGACAGGTGCGGAAGTTAAAGAGCTTATGCAGAAATGGCTGGACAATAAGGATAATGTAGAGGTTGCTAAAGAAGTTGCAGCTAAGCTTATCCCTATGATTGAGGGTTGCAAACACCCTGCATGCCAGGCAGTTTATGAATACAAAGATTGCTTCATTCCAAGAAGCCAGTGGATTATCGGCGGAGACGGCTGGGGATATGATATCGGTTACGGCGGACTAGACCACGTTCTTGCTTCAGGCGAGAATGTAAACGTTCTAGTTGTTGATACTGAGGTTTATTCCAACACAGGCGGCCAGTCATCCAAGGCTACTCCTGCAGGTGCAGTTGCTAAATTTGCAACCAGCGGCAAGAAGATTAGAAAGAAAGACCTTGGAATGATGGCTATGAGTTATGGTTATGTATATGTTGCCCAGGTTGCAACAGGTTCTAGCCAAGCTCAATATCTAAAGGCTATTCAAGAGGCTGAAGCACATAATGGTCCTTCATTGATTATTGCTTATGCACCTTGTATTAACCACGGTCTAAAGGCCGGAATGGGTCACAGCCAGCTAGAGGAGAAGAAAGCTGTAGAGTGCGGTTATTGGCACCTATACAGATTCAATCCGGATGTTCCTGCCGGCACAAATCCGTTCACTTTGGACAGCAAGGAGCCAGATTGGAGCAAGTTCCAAGACTTCATCAAGGGCGAGGTTAGATATGCATCTCTTCTTAAGACCTTCCCTAAGGAGGCTGAGCAGTTATTCTCTCTAACAGAGGAGTTTGCTAAGCTGCGTTATGATGGTTACAAGAAACTATCAGGCAAATAG